The DNA sequence CTTCAGATCCGCCAACAGCCCGGCGATCGGCTTGTCGACCTGTTGCGAGTTCCGTTCGTGTCCACTCTTGAGTCCGCTGTGCTGATCCCAGCGATTGTTCCCCAGCGCGACTTCGATGTAACGCACGCCCGCCTCGGCGAACCGTCGCGCCATCAGACACTGACGCCCGAAGTTCTCCGTCGTCTTGTCATCGATCCCATATAGCACGTGCGTCTCTTTCGTCTCGGCACTCAAATCCATCAGCGTGGGCACTTCCGACTGCATCCGGAAAGCAAGCTCGTAAGAGTTAATCACCCCTTCGATTTCATTATCGACTTTGACCTCTTTCAGATGTCGTTCGTTCATCGCCTGCAGTAGCGACAGCTGTTTCCGCTGCTCAAGGGCCGACGTGCTGTTGTTCGCCAGGAACTTGATCTGTGCCTCTTTGGCTTTGGTATCCGCATCGCCAATCGCCGTCCCCTGGAAAACCGCAGGCAGAAACGCGCTCCCGTAATTCCGCACGCCCCCATGTCCCCGCGAAGGACAGATCGAGATGAACCCGGGCAGATTGTTGTTCTCGGTCCCCAGTCCATACACCATCCACGATCCGACCGAAGGCCGCACCAGGCTGTCCGAACCGGTATGCAGCTTCATCACCGCCTGCCCGTGCGACTGACCGTTGGTGTGCATCGAATTGATCACGCACAAATCGTCCGCGTGCTCCGCCACGTTATCAAACAGTTCCGAAATCCACAGGCCACTCTCTCCCCGCTGTTTGAATTTCCAGGGAGACTTCATCAGTCGCAAATTTTCCTGCGATGACTTCTCGATGTTCTTCGCCGCCTTGAAAGGCAGACGCTGACCATCCTCTTTGTTCAACCGGGGCTTATAGTCGAACGTATCCACGTGGCTCGGACCGCCATGCATAAACAGAAAGATCACCCGCTTCGCCCGCGGCGCAAAGTGCGGCTCCTTCGACGCCAGCGGCGACGCACTCTTGAGCGCTGCTTCCGCGCTCAAGCCCGCCAGGGCCATATATCCGAAACCACAAGCCGAAGACTTCAACATCTGACGTCGGGAGAAATTCAATGCATCCATAGCCTATCCAACTCTCTCTATAACAGTAAACCAACTCGAAACTCAGGTTTCAGTTGTCAGTCTAATTCAAAAAGCGAAACTCGGTCGAAGCAAACAGAATCTGACAGTACGAAGCCCACGCATTACGACGGGCCTGATTCTTGTCGTCATTCTCCTTCAGATTCAGTCCGAACAGCGAATCGATGTACTGCAACGCCTCGGCCTGCTCTTTGTCACTTGCCTCGCGTCCCAGGCAGGTCAGGTACAATTGTGAGACCCGCTCGCGATCACTCTGCTGCTCGTCTTTTAAAATCCGCTCGGCGGTTGCTTCCGCCTGGGAAATCACAAACGGGCTGTTCATCATAAACAGCGCCTGGGCCGGCACCGTGGTGACCGATCGATTCCCCACCAGCATTTCGGGGGCGGGAAAATCAAACACGGTCAGCGCGGAAGGCACACTCCCCCGCACAATCGGCAGATAAACGCTCCGACGAAACTCGTCCGGATTCGCTCCCAGCTTCTTGTTACTGTTCGGGTTGATCGCCTGCTCCGGGTAATCGGAGACCACCGAACCGCCCATTGTCAGATCCAGCTTCCCGGAAATCGTCAGCACCGAATCACGAATGCTCTCGGCTGACAACCGTCTGCGGTTCATCCGCCACACCAGATGGTTACCCGGATCTTTCTGATACTGATCTGCACTGAAATCCGAACTCATTCGGTAAGCACTGCTCACCATGATTTCACGAATCAACGTCTTCATCGACCAGCCTTCCGAAACGAACCGCTGCGCGAGGTAGTCCAGTAACTCCGGATGCGTTGGCTGCTCACCCAGGTGACCGAAGTTATCGACGCTCCGCACCAGGCCATTGCCAAACAGATGCTTCCAGATCCGGTTCACCATCACACGGCTCGTCAGCGGATTCTGCGAGCGGCTCAGCCACTCCGCCAGTTCCAGGCGTCCACTCTGTTTCGGACTCACCGCAGGCTGCTCTTTCAATGTCGCTATAGTCAGGAAGCCTCGATCAACCTTATCACCCAGTTGGTGAATATTCCCCCGCCGGGCAATCCGATAATCCGCAGGGTCCGGCTGCTCACCCACTGCCAGCGCCATCGGTGCGGGCGGCGGTGCGTTCTCTTTCAACTTCTTAAGGTCCGCCTTCAACTGCTGCACACGAGCCTGCAGGGCTTCAACTTTTTGATCATGTGCCGCTGCAGCAGCCCCGCCAGTCGGCTTCTGCGCCACCAGCACGTCCCGCTGTTTCGGCAGCTTGAATTGCGGCAGGAACTGCATGGCATCGACGACAACGTACCCCAAAGACTCTTTGTTCGAGATCTCCACAAAGCCCGCATCACCGGCGGCAAATTCGAACGTTCCCAGCGAAGTGAAGATCCCATCAATCGGACCCGACTTCGTCTGATCAATGTAGATGGTCTTTGAACCCTGCAACGATTGAATCGTCACCGGTACCCGTTTCGCACGACCTCTGCTTCCCGGAAAGGCAAAACGAACTTCATACTTCCCGGCAGCCGGCAGATCAGGAGTGAACCGAATCGACTTCTTCCCCTGCCCTTCATTCATATCGTGCACATAACCGACACCCAGGTAGTTCTTGGAATAAGTCGATTCCTTCCAGTTTCCTGTTTTCTGGGCCTGAGCATCATCGACGACAATCCCCGTCAGTGCTTCCAGTTTGGTCTGCTGTGGGGTTCCGCCCTGCAGTTTCTTCAAGGCTTCGGAATCGTCCTTCAACTCTTTTTCCAGCTGTGCCAGGTCGGCTTCATATTTCTTGATCGCAGCCGCATGTTCCGGCTTGATCGGTAACGGCCGCGTCATCCAGCCCGAGACGAACTGGTTATTCAGACGATTGCCATGCACCGTCTCCGTACTGCGGAAGATCCCCGCCAGTGCGTAATAATCGGTCATCGGAATCGGATCGAACTTATGATCGTGACAGCGGGCACATCCCAGCGTCATTCCCATGAACGCCCGGCCTGTCACATCGATCTGCTCGTCGACCACATCCATCCGCAGCTTCTCTTTATCCCGCTCGCTGAGCATTTTCGCGCCCATCACCAGGAAACCAGTCGCCACAATGTTCCGCGTCCGCTCTGCATCGTTTTCATAAGGCAGCAGATCGCCGGCAATCTGCTCGCGGATGAACTCATCGTATGGCTTATCTTCGTTGAACGCCTGGATGACGTAATCCCGGTACCGCCACGCATTGTAAAACGTGAGGTTGATATCCAGCCCGTTCGAATCCGCATAGCGGGCCAGGTCCAGCCAGTGACGTCCCCATGTCTCCCCGAAACGGGGCGAATCCAGCAGCCGATCGACCAGATGCTCATACGCCTGCGGCGATGGATCGTTCACAAACTCCTGAATCTGTTGCGGCGTCGGAGG is a window from the Gimesia benthica genome containing:
- a CDS encoding DUF1501 domain-containing protein, with the translated sequence MDALNFSRRQMLKSSACGFGYMALAGLSAEAALKSASPLASKEPHFAPRAKRVIFLFMHGGPSHVDTFDYKPRLNKEDGQRLPFKAAKNIEKSSQENLRLMKSPWKFKQRGESGLWISELFDNVAEHADDLCVINSMHTNGQSHGQAVMKLHTGSDSLVRPSVGSWMVYGLGTENNNLPGFISICPSRGHGGVRNYGSAFLPAVFQGTAIGDADTKAKEAQIKFLANNSTSALEQRKQLSLLQAMNERHLKEVKVDNEIEGVINSYELAFRMQSEVPTLMDLSAETKETHVLYGIDDKTTENFGRQCLMARRFAEAGVRYIEVALGNNRWDQHSGLKSGHERNSQQVDKPIAGLLADLKQRGLLEDTLVVWGGEFGRTPIAQGKNGRDHNPQGYTMWLAGAGVKKGHVHGATDEYGYYATRDKVHIHDLHATLLHLMGMDHKRLTYRYAGRDFRLTDVYGEVVHEIMTS
- a CDS encoding DUF1553 domain-containing protein, whose translation is MRSFLISSCLTLLVSSAVLVTDSRAADKGPVTKVSPQAGIEFFENKIRPVLVEHCYDCHSGEPDPESASFVLDSRAGMLQGGDSGKAVVPGNLKQSLILQALEHDPDFYAMPPDEKLPAAVIADFRKWIQMGAPDPRKGDVPARKQVNADEGFDFDKEREFWSFRPLTRPEVPKVKQQDWVRNDIDCFILNRLEAKSMQPAAAADRQTLVRRVYFDLTGLPPTPQQIQEFVNDPSPQAYEHLVDRLLDSPRFGETWGRHWLDLARYADSNGLDINLTFYNAWRYRDYVIQAFNEDKPYDEFIREQIAGDLLPYENDAERTRNIVATGFLVMGAKMLSERDKEKLRMDVVDEQIDVTGRAFMGMTLGCARCHDHKFDPIPMTDYYALAGIFRSTETVHGNRLNNQFVSGWMTRPLPIKPEHAAAIKKYEADLAQLEKELKDDSEALKKLQGGTPQQTKLEALTGIVVDDAQAQKTGNWKESTYSKNYLGVGYVHDMNEGQGKKSIRFTPDLPAAGKYEVRFAFPGSRGRAKRVPVTIQSLQGSKTIYIDQTKSGPIDGIFTSLGTFEFAAGDAGFVEISNKESLGYVVVDAMQFLPQFKLPKQRDVLVAQKPTGGAAAAAHDQKVEALQARVQQLKADLKKLKENAPPPAPMALAVGEQPDPADYRIARRGNIHQLGDKVDRGFLTIATLKEQPAVSPKQSGRLELAEWLSRSQNPLTSRVMVNRIWKHLFGNGLVRSVDNFGHLGEQPTHPELLDYLAQRFVSEGWSMKTLIREIMVSSAYRMSSDFSADQYQKDPGNHLVWRMNRRRLSAESIRDSVLTISGKLDLTMGGSVVSDYPEQAINPNSNKKLGANPDEFRRSVYLPIVRGSVPSALTVFDFPAPEMLVGNRSVTTVPAQALFMMNSPFVISQAEATAERILKDEQQSDRERVSQLYLTCLGREASDKEQAEALQYIDSLFGLNLKENDDKNQARRNAWASYCQILFASTEFRFLN